From Salarias fasciatus chromosome 5, fSalaFa1.1, whole genome shotgun sequence, a single genomic window includes:
- the rpn1 gene encoding dolichyl-diphosphooligosaccharide--protein glycosyltransferase subunit 1: MTREARLIAACLLLVAAISSGVSADGLVNEDVKRTVDLSTHLAKITAEIALSNQGHSAVHSFVLAVEPELAPHLAYIGASVKSDEEDDGTLELEQTTIQGQSGEFYKVKLPSSLAAGAQLKAKVEMTFSHVLRPFPTHITQAERQLVIFQGNHYLYSPYPTRSQTTRVRLASKTVESYTKLGNPSKADEIIEYGPFRDVAPFSEDTMKIHYENNTPFLTISSITRTIEVSHWGNIAVEETIDLRHTGAILKGPFSRYDYQRQSDSGISSVKSFKTILPASAQDVYYRDEIGNISTSHLQVLDDSVEVEVRPRFPLFGGWKTHYIIGYNLPSYEYLHTLGDQYALKMRLVDHVYDDQVIDLLTVKIILPEGARNIHMDMPYKIDRLPNQLHYTYLDTFGRPVLVATKNNLVEHHIQDVVVHYNFNKILMLQEPLLVVGAFYILFFTVIIYVRLDFAITKDPAAEVRMKVASITEQVLTLVNKRLGLYRHMDEVVNRYKQSRDTGALNSGRKTLEADHRALTNEISSLQARLKAEGSDLADKVGEVQKLDGQVKELVCRSCQEAERLVAGKVKKEAYIESEKTLTGKRQELVGRIDSLLDAL; this comes from the exons ATGACCAGAGAAGCACGACTGATAGCCGCTtgcctgctgctggtggcggcTATCAGCTCGGGGGTTTCAGCGGACGGCTTGGTGAACGAGGATGTGAAGAGGACAGTGGACCTGAGCACTCATCTGGCCAAGATCACAGCGGAGATCGCATTGTCCAACCAGGGACACTCCGCCGTGCACAGCTTTGTGTTGGCGGTGGAGCCTGAGCTGGCTCCGCACCTGGCCTACATCGGCGCTTCG GTGAAGTCggatgaggaagatgatggCACACTTGAACTGGAGCAGACAACAATACAGGGCCAAAG TGGGGAGTTTTACAAAGTGAAGCTGCCTTCCAGTTTGGCCGCGGGCGCTCAGCTGAAAGCGAAGGTTGAGATGACGTTCAGCCACGTGCTGAGGCCCTTCCCCACACACATCACCCAGGCCGAGCGCCAGCTGGTGATCTTCCAGGGCAACCACTACCTGTACTCGCCGTATCCCACACGCAGCCAGACCACACGCGTGCGGCTGGCCTCCAAGACCGTGGAGAGCTACACCAAGCTGGGCAACCCCAGCAAGGCCGACGAGATAATCGAGTACGGCCCGTTTCGTGACGTTGCGCCGTTCAGTGAG GACACCATGAAGATCCATTACGAGAACAACACACCCTTCCTCACCATCAGCAGCATCACTCGCACCATCGAGGTGTCTCACTGGGGAAACATTGCCGTGGAAGAAACCATCGACCTGAGGCACACTGGAGCCATCCTGAAGGGCCCCTTTTCACGCTATGACTACCAGCGCCAGTCAGACAGCGGCATCTCATCAGTCAAGTCCTTCAAG ACTATCCTTCCTGCCTCGGCCCAAGACGTTTACTACAGAGATGAGATCGGCAACATCTCCACCTCCCACCTGCAGGTCCTGGATGATTCGGTagaggtggaggtcaggccACGCTTCCCCTTGTTTGGGGGCTGGAAGACGCACTACATCATCGGCTACAACCTGCCAAGCTACGAGTATCTTCATACGCTGG GCGACCAATATGCACTGAAGATGAGGCTCGTCGACCACGTGTATGATGACCAGGTCATCGACCTGCTGACTGTAAAGATCATCCTGCCAGAGGGAGCCAG AAACATCCACATGGACATGCCGTACAAAATCGATCGCCTGCCAAACCAGCTGCACTACACATACCTGGATACTTTCGGCCGACCAGTGCTGGTTGCCACCAAGAACAACCTGGTGGAGCATCACATCCAGGACGTTGTG GTTCATTACAACTTCAATAAGATCCTGATGCTGCAGGAGCCGCTCTTGGTTGTGGGAGCCTTCTACATTCTCTTCTTCACCGTTATCATCTACGTACGTCTGGACTTTGCCATCACAAAG GACCCGGCGGCCGAGGTGCGGATGAAGGTGGCCTCCATCACGGAGCAGGTCCTCACCCTGGTCAACAAGCGCCTGGGCCTGTACCGCCACATGGACGAGGTGGTCAACCGCTACAAGCAGTCCCGCGACACGGGGGCGCTCAACAGCGGCCGGAAGACCCTGGAGGCGGACCACCGCGCGCTCACCAACGAGATCAGCTCGCTGCAGGCCCGCCTGAAGGCGGAGGGCTCCGACCTGGCCGACAAG GTGGGCGAGGTGCAGAAGCTGGACGGCCAGGTGAAGGAGCTGGTGTGCCGCTCCTGCCAGGAGGCCGAGCGGCTGGTGGCGGGGAAGGTGAAGAAGGAGGCGTACATCGAGAGCGAGAAGACTCTGACCGGCAAGAGGCAGGAGCTGGTGGGCCGCATCGACAGCCTGCTGGACGCCCTctaa